The sequence below is a genomic window from Ornithobacterium rhinotracheale.
GAATCCAGAAGATGAGCGATATAAACATTTAGTTGGTAAAAAAGTAATTGTTCCGATTGTGAATCGTGTGATTCCAATCATAGCCGATGAATATGTAGACATTGAGTTTGGTACAGGTGCGTTGAAAATTACGCCAGCACACGACACCAATGACTACGAAATCGGTAAAAAATATGATTTAGAAATCATCGATGCTTTAGATGATGATGGTTGTTTAAATCAGCATGGATTGCATTACAATGGTAAAGACAGATTTGAAGTAAGAAAACTCATTGCGCAAGAATTAGAAGAAAAAGATTTATTGCTAAAGGCTGAAGATTATATAAATAAAGTAGGCACCTCCGAGCGCACAGGAGCTGTGATAGAGCCTAAACTTTCAGTACAATGGTACTTGAAAATGAAAGAATTGGCACAAAAAGCACTCGATGCCGTAGCCGATAGTGAGGTGAAACTATACCCAGATAAATTCCGAAACACTTGGAACCACTGGCTAGAAAATGTTCACGATTGGAACATCTCTCGTCAGCTATGGTGGGGACACCGCATTCCAGCATATTTCTATGGCGAAGGTATGGAGGATTATGTAGTGGCAGAAACTGCAGAGCAAGCTTTAGCTTTAGCCCAAGAAAAAACAAATAATACAGATTTAAAACTAGAAGATTTAAAACAAGACGAAGACGCCCTAGACACTTGGTTCTCTTCTTGGTTGTGGCCAATTTCAGTTTTCAATGGAATTAATGAACCAGAAAACGAAGAAATTAAATATTATTACCCAACAAGGGATTTGGTGACAGGGCCAGACATCATGTTCTTCTGGGTGGCAAGAATGGTTATGGCTGGGTACGAATACCGCCAAGAGAAGCCATTCTCAAATGTGTATTTCACAGGATTGGTTCGAGATAAGCAAAGAAGAAAAATGTCTAAATCTCTCGGGAACTCGCCAGACCCCATTGAGCTAATGACTAAATATGGGGCCGATGGCGTGCGCGTGGGCTTAATGCTCGCATCTTCTGCGGGGAATGATTTGCTATTTGACGAAGATTTATGTCTGCAAGGGCGTAATTTTGCCAATAAAATCTGGAACGCTTTCCGTTTGGTTTACCATTGGGAAACAGCACCAAACGAAGAAACCGAAGTGGCTAAAAATGCAAATGCATGGTTCAGAGCCAAATTCAATAAGACATTGGTAGAAATGAATCATAACTTTGAGCAATTCAGAATTTCAGATGCGTTGATGTCTTTGTATAAATTGATTTGGGATGATTTCTGTTCTTGGTATTTAGAGGCAATTAAGCCAGATTTCCAACAACCAATTGCAGAGCAAACCAAGGCACAAGCCATCGCATTTTTAGAAGATTTAATTAAATTATTACACCCATTTATGCCATTCTTGACCGAAGAGATTTGGCAAAACATCAAAGAAAGAAAAGTAGAGGAGGCGTTGATAGTTTCATCGTATCCAGAAGCGCAAGCTTTTGACGAAAAAGTGTTGGAATTGTTTGAAAATAGTGCCGAAATCGTTTCAGGAATCCGTACAATTCGCAAAGAGAAAAACATTCCAAATAAAGAGAAATTAAATCTATTTACTGAAAATTCAGACACTTTCTTAACGGCTGTAGTGGAGAAATTAGGAAATCTAAATCCAATCGAATTTTCAAGCGAAAAACCGAATAATGCTCAAACTTTCAGAGTAGGTGTGCAAGAGTTTCATGTGCCACTCGAGGGCTTAATTGATGCCGAAGCAGAAATCGAGAAATTAGAAGCAGATAAAAAATATTTGGAAGGTTTCTTGAAATCCGTGGAGAAAAAATTGAGCAACGAGCGATTTGTAGCCAATGCACCTGAGCAAGTGGTGGCCATGGAGCGAAAAAAACAAGCCGATGCTACCGAAAAAATCGCTTTGATTGAAGAGCAATTGAAATCGTTGAGAGGATAAAAATGGCAGAGCATCAAGAAGAAATCGATCAATATTTAGCCAAGCACTACATCAACAAAAGTAATTGGCTGAGAGCTGCGGTATTGGGTGCCAACGACGGAATTTTGTCTACATCCAGTGTTGCCATTGGGGTAGCGGTAGCCAGCACTTCCAGCGAGCCCATTATTTTGTCTACTTTGGCAGCCATGGTGGCTGGTGCACTTTCAATGGCGGCGGGAGAATATGTTTCTGTAAGTTCTCAAACCGACATCGAAACTTCTGATATTGAGAGAGAAAGAAAAGAGCTGGAGGAAATGCCAGAACTTGAGCTTGAGATGCTTGCCAAGATTTATGAACAACGCGGACTCAAAAAAGAAACGGCCAAACTTGTGGCGCAAGAGCTTACCGAGCACAATGCATTGGATGCCCATGTGCGCGACGAATTAGGCTTAAACGAGATAAATAAAGCCAATCCTTTGCAGGCAGCTTTTGCTTCGGGTGCATCATTTACGGCAGGAGCGCTTTTGCCGCTGTTGGTGGTGTTATTGTTTCCCGTCAAAGGGTTGGAATATGCCTTATATGGTTCATCAATTATATTTTTGATGATTTTGGGCGCAGTGGCAGCCAAAGCAGGAGGCTCAAATATCAAAAAA
It includes:
- a CDS encoding VIT family protein, producing the protein MAEHQEEIDQYLAKHYINKSNWLRAAVLGANDGILSTSSVAIGVAVASTSSEPIILSTLAAMVAGALSMAAGEYVSVSSQTDIETSDIERERKELEEMPELELEMLAKIYEQRGLKKETAKLVAQELTEHNALDAHVRDELGLNEINKANPLQAAFASGASFTAGALLPLLVVLLFPVKGLEYALYGSSIIFLMILGAVAAKAGGSNIKKAVFRISFWGTAAMGLTALVGHFFGVNI
- a CDS encoding valine--tRNA ligase produces the protein MEIPSKYNPKHTEERLYNFWQDNGFFHSEPDDRPAYTIVIPPPNVTGVLHMGHMLNNTIQDILIRKARMSGFNACWVPGTDHASIATEAKVVKRLKEQGIEKTDLSRDEFLQHAWDWTHEHGGKILEQLKKLGASCDWERTKFTLDEDLSEAVTKVFVDLYNKGKIYRGYRMVNWDPEAKTNISDEEVIFKEQNGKLYYLKYKIEGSEEFLQVATTRPETIFGDVAICVNPEDERYKHLVGKKVIVPIVNRVIPIIADEYVDIEFGTGALKITPAHDTNDYEIGKKYDLEIIDALDDDGCLNQHGLHYNGKDRFEVRKLIAQELEEKDLLLKAEDYINKVGTSERTGAVIEPKLSVQWYLKMKELAQKALDAVADSEVKLYPDKFRNTWNHWLENVHDWNISRQLWWGHRIPAYFYGEGMEDYVVAETAEQALALAQEKTNNTDLKLEDLKQDEDALDTWFSSWLWPISVFNGINEPENEEIKYYYPTRDLVTGPDIMFFWVARMVMAGYEYRQEKPFSNVYFTGLVRDKQRRKMSKSLGNSPDPIELMTKYGADGVRVGLMLASSAGNDLLFDEDLCLQGRNFANKIWNAFRLVYHWETAPNEETEVAKNANAWFRAKFNKTLVEMNHNFEQFRISDALMSLYKLIWDDFCSWYLEAIKPDFQQPIAEQTKAQAIAFLEDLIKLLHPFMPFLTEEIWQNIKERKVEEALIVSSYPEAQAFDEKVLELFENSAEIVSGIRTIRKEKNIPNKEKLNLFTENSDTFLTAVVEKLGNLNPIEFSSEKPNNAQTFRVGVQEFHVPLEGLIDAEAEIEKLEADKKYLEGFLKSVEKKLSNERFVANAPEQVVAMERKKQADATEKIALIEEQLKSLRG